The Edaphobacter flagellatus sequence ATGTTCTTGAGGTCTCGCAGCTTTGGCGCGCTGTCGTCACGGAAGTGGCGAAGGATTATCCGGAGGTCACGCTCGAGCATCAGCTGGTCGATTCGATGGCGATGCACATCATGAATATTCCGCGGAACTTCGACGTCGTGCTGACGGAGAACCTCTTCGGCGACATCCTTTCGGACGAGGCCGGTGTGATCACGGGATCGCTGGGCATGCTGCCTTCGGCGACGATTGGCGGCGCAGTGAATCTTTATGAGCCGGTCCATGGCTCGGCGCCTGATATTGCAGGCACGGGCAAGGCGAATCCTCTGGGAGCGATTCTGACAGCAGCGATGGTGCTGCGTCACTCGGCCGGGCTGGAGCAGGATGCGCGGGCGGTAGAACAGGCCGTGCTGAAAGTACTCGACGCAGGCTACCGTACCGCCGATATCGCACGCGGAGGCGAGAAGACACAGCTTGTTTCGACGCAGGAGATGGGCAAGCACGTGCATCAGGCGCTGGCCGAATCGATCGATCGGCGTCAGGCGATGCACGCGGTATAGAACGCATTTATGCAGAGCAAGACAAAGCTCATTCTGATGAACTGCGCTGTTGCCGCAGGTCTCATCTACCGTTGGAAGACGGGAACGCAGATCGTTCCGCTGGCTATTACAGCAGTCATCATGTTCACGCTGGTTAACGTGCTTTTGATATTCGCAACAAAGAGATCGACGAATCGGTGATGCGCCGCACACTCCAACTCGCCGCCGCTGCACTGCTGGTAGCAGGAATGGCCTCGCATGCGCAGATGCATCTGCATGCAAACAAGCCGCAGGTGGAGGACATCTCGTGGATGTGGCCGTATACGCAGCCTGGCCCGGAGAGTCGTGAAAACAGGCTGGTGTTGGACCCGCATTTCATGCCGTTTCTTGAGAGAAACCTCAGAGCACCGCAGACGTTCTGGACCAAAAACGGCAAGCACTCGCCACTGAGTGATGTGGCTGAAGAGTTTCTTATGGTTCCAGGTGAGGTGATCGGCGAGGAGAACCGGTACATCACGGCCGATGGCTGCGTGCCCCACTTCTGCGAGGACCGCGGAATGCTGTGGGTGGACCTCAGGCCGACAAACTCTCTGGTCGTCTTCGCCGCGATTGACTGGATCAGTGAGAACAGATCGACGGAGGACAAGGACGCGGCGTACACGATGTGGGTCTTCTCCAGCCGTGCTCTCAACACCGAACATCTTCCTCCGGCGCTGACGCGCAGCATCGCGCGATGGACCACGCACCCTTCCCGGAAAACCGAGTTGCAAAACATCACTCGAGTCTTCCTGGTCGATCCTGATGGAACGCCGCATCCGGTCGCACCTTTCGATATCGGCGCACACAATACACTTCCCGCTGAAACCACGAAGGAACCGACTCAGAGCTTGAGCACAACACCAAAGGCACAACAATGAGCACAGTAGCAAAGACGTTGTTTGAAAAAGTCTGGGAGCAGCACGTCGTTGCAGAACCTGAAGGCGAGCCGACGATTCTCTACATCGACCTGCACCTCGTCCACGAGGTCACCTCGCCGCAGGCCTTCGACGGGCTGCGCATGGCGGGACGCAAGATTCGCCGTCCTGATCGTCACATCGCTACGGTCGACCATAACGTTCCGACAACGAGCGCCTATGACCGGCTGCATATCGTCGATCAGATCTCGGCCGCGCAGGTGAATGCGCTGCGCAAGAACTGTGCTGAGTTCGGCGTGGAGTTCTTCGATGTGCAGGACTCCTCGCAGGGCATCGTACACATGATTGGGCCGGAGCTGGGAGCAACGAAGCCGGGCATGACGATTGTCTGTGGCGATTCGCACACGTCGACGCATGGAGCCTTTGGCGCGCTGGCCTTTGGCATCGGCACCAGCGAAGTCGAACATGTAATGGCCACGCAGACGCTGCCGCAAGGAAAGCCGAAGACCTTCCGCATCACCGTGGATGGCGAGCTTCCCTTTGGCGTCACGGCGAAGGACATCATCCTCGACATCATCGGACGCATCGGCACGGACGGGGCGACGGGCTATGCCGTCGAGTACGCGGGCTCGGCGATTCGTTCACTCTCGATGGAAGGACGCATGACGATCTGCAACATGAGCATCGAAGCAGGCGCACGCGCGGGCATGATCGCTCCGGATGAGACGACATTCGCGTATCTGAAGGGCCGCCGCTTTGTTCCGCAGGGCGCGGCCTGGGATGAAGCTGTTGCGCACTGGAAGACGCTGCCTACGGATGAAGGCGCTGTCTTCGATCGCGAGCTGCATATCGATGCTGCGACGATTGCTCCCGCGGTAACGTGGGGAACTTCGCCCGGCATGCATGCCACCATCGAAGGCAAGGTGCCTTCGCTTGCAGAGGCAAAGACCGACGCCGACCGCAAGAGTTTCGAGCGCGCCTATGAGTACATGGATTTGAAGCCGGGCACGCCGATGGAAGAGATCAAAATTGACGCCGTTTTTCTTGGCTCGTGCACGAACGGCCGCATCGAAGATCTTCGCGCCGCAGCAAAAGTGGTCAAAGGCCATCACATCGCGACGACGGTGCGCGCAATGGTCGTGCCAGGGTCGCAGGCAGTGAAGCGGCAGGCTGAAGAAGAAGGCCTGGATGAGGTCTTCAAATCGGCAGGGTTTGAGTGGCGTGAGCCGGGATGCTCGATGTGCCTCGGCATGAATCCCGACATTCTCTCACCCGGCGAGCGCTGCGCCT is a genomic window containing:
- the leuC gene encoding 3-isopropylmalate dehydratase large subunit, translating into MSTVAKTLFEKVWEQHVVAEPEGEPTILYIDLHLVHEVTSPQAFDGLRMAGRKIRRPDRHIATVDHNVPTTSAYDRLHIVDQISAAQVNALRKNCAEFGVEFFDVQDSSQGIVHMIGPELGATKPGMTIVCGDSHTSTHGAFGALAFGIGTSEVEHVMATQTLPQGKPKTFRITVDGELPFGVTAKDIILDIIGRIGTDGATGYAVEYAGSAIRSLSMEGRMTICNMSIEAGARAGMIAPDETTFAYLKGRRFVPQGAAWDEAVAHWKTLPTDEGAVFDRELHIDAATIAPAVTWGTSPGMHATIEGKVPSLAEAKTDADRKSFERAYEYMDLKPGTPMEEIKIDAVFLGSCTNGRIEDLRAAAKVVKGHHIATTVRAMVVPGSQAVKRQAEEEGLDEVFKSAGFEWREPGCSMCLGMNPDILSPGERCASTSNRNFEGRQGRGGRTHLVSPEMAAVAAITGHFTDIRKWKQKEGQR